The DNA window TCGCGGAGGCCTGGGTGAACATCGAAAGCGCCTGGGCGGTGAGCGGCAGCGGGAACTTGCGCCCCAGGGCGCTTTCGTGGACCAGGCCCAGATCCTTGACGAAGATGTCGACCGCCGAACGTGGCGAGTAGTCCGCATGGAGGATATGCGGCACGCGGTTTTCGAACATCCAGGAGTTGCCAGCGCTGGCGGTGATCACCTCGAACAGCGCATCCGGATCGCAGCCACCGCTGATGCCGTAGGCCATCGCCTCGGCGGCGGCGGCGATGTGCACGCCGGCGAGCAGCTGGTTGACCAGCTTGACCTGGGAACCCGCACCGATCGCCTCGCCGAGACGAAAAAGCCGCGCCGACACCGCATCCAATGCGCCCGCCGCTTTGTCGAACGCCTCGGCCCCGCCGGAGGCCATCACCGTCAGTTCACCCGCAGCGGCCTTGACCGCACCGCCGGAGATCGGCGCATCGATCAGGCTGAGGCCAAGCGCCTCGAGCGGCGCCGCAAGCGCGCGTACCGCATCGGGGGCGCAGGTGGCGCACTGGATCACCACGCCTCCCGGCGCCATCCGCGTACAGGCCCCCTGCTCGCCGAGCAGCACTTCCTGGGCCTGGCGAGCATTGACCACCACGCAGAACAGCACATCGACCCGTTCGCCGAGCGCCGCGGGGCTTTGCGCCACATGCCCGCCGTCGGCTGCGAAGCTCGAGCGCGCTGACTCGCTGAGATCGCAGCCCCAGGTGTCGAAACCAGCGCGCAGCAGCGAGCGCGCAATCCCCATGCCCATCGATCCCAGGCCGATCACACCGACCGAGGGGAGCGCTACGTTCTGGGTTTGCTGCATTGTTGCCCCCTATCCAGGATGGTATTTCCTCAACCTCGCACGCCCCGCAGGTCTCCCTGACTAGGGCGAGTCAACACGCCCTGAGGCGCAGTTCGGCATGCTCTAGGTGGCTTCTGATCGCCGCCGACGCCCCCTGCGCATCCTGTGCCTCGATTCGCTCGACGATCAGCGCATGCTCACGCTCGACCTGCCGCATGTAGACACCGCGCTTGGCTTCGTTGGAGCGGGTGATCCTTATCGTGCGCCGCAGCAGTACGTGGCACAGATTGACCACCTTGAGCAGGTAAGGACTGTTGGACGCCTCCGCGACCAAGCGGTGGAAAGCGACATCCTCCTCGACACCATCGCCCCCAGCCGCCACCGCCTCATCGAGTTCCTCCAGCGCCATCTTCAACCGCCGCAGCTGTGCTGGCGTACGACGCAGCGCCGCCAGCTCCGCCGCCTCGCTTTCGAGTGCCCGTCTCAACTCGAGCACGCCCGTTACCGCGCTCAACTGGTCACCCGGTAGCGGCAGGCTGATCATCGCCGAGGCCACTTCGGCGACGTAGCTGCCGCTTCCTCGCCGCGAGACCACCAAACCCGCATCACGAAGCACGGAAATCGCCTCCCGCACCACGGACCGGCTGATCTCGAAACGCTCGCAGAGCGCGGCCTCGGTAGGCAGCCGCTCACCTGGGGCGAGCGCGCCACTGATAATTTCCTCACGCAACCAATCCGCCACTTGGTGAGACAAATGCGGCGAACGTGCAGGTAAATCACTCATCGCGATAACGATCTCCGACTAATGGCGATCTTCCCAACCGCGATATTTGTCAGACAACATTACAAATATCGCCAATGGAGTTCAATTCATCCTTTGGGTGAAAGAGCCACACCATCACCACCAAACGACAAAGGATATACCCGATATGGACATGCATATGCTGGCTGCCCTAGTGCTGGGCGTCGTGTCGGTCATCACCTTGATTCTGCGCTCAAGACTCGACCCCTTCGCCGCGCTGCTGATCGGGGCGCTGGTCACGGGGCTGATTGCGGGAGTCTCGCCAGATGCCCTGGTAACCTCGATCACCCAAGGCTTCGGCGCAACGCTGGCCAGCATCGGTATCGTCATCGGCCTGGGGGTGATGCTGGGCAAGGTGATGGAGGTCACCGGGGCGGCCACGGTACTGGCGCGGATGTTCATCCGCCTGTTCGGCAAGAACCGCGAAGAGATCGCGATGGCCACCACTGGCGCCGTAGTCTCGGTGCCGGTCTTCTGCGACACCGCGTTCGTCATGCTTCACCCGCTGGTGAAACCGCTCGCCCGACATGCCAAACGCTCGGTCGTGGCGCTTTCGATCGCGCTGGCGGGGGGCCTTGCGATCAGTCACCACATGGTACCGCCAACGCCCGGGCCATTGGCCGCAGCGGCACTGCTGGGCCTGGATCTGGGGGCGCTGTTCGCCGCGGGGGCGCTGTTCATCATCGCGCTGCTGCCGGTGGTGATCATCTACGCCCGCATCGTCGGGCCCAGGCTGGAAAGCCAACGCTTGGGCTACACCGCCGACTCCGAGGAGGAGGAGCAGGCCGACGAGACCAACCAGGACGAACAGCACAACAATGCACACATCGGGCCATGGAAAGCACTGGCGCCCATCCTGGTGCCGGTGGTACTGATCCTCACCAACACGTTCAGCCAAGCGCTCGTCCCGGGATCGCACTTCGCCGCGCTCGCCACCTTCTTCGGCGCACCGGCCATCGCCTTGCTGATCGGTCTGCTCATCGCACTCTATACGCTGCCTTCAAAGCGCACCTCCCGCGAAACCATCGTCGGTTGGATGGGAACCGCCGCGGCCTCCGGCGGGATGATCATCTTCATCACCGGCGCAGGGGGCGCCTATGGCCAGGTACTGCGCGATTCAGGGGTCGGCAGTTCGCTCGGCGCCGCGGTATCGGAATGGGCCTTGCCGCTGTTCATGGTGCCCTTCGTCATCGCGACGGTAGTACGCGTAGCTCAAGGCTCCGGTACCGTCGCCATCATCACCGCCGCCACGCTCTCCGTACCGCTGGTGGAAAGCGGCGGGCTGGATCCGCTGCTGGCCGCGCTCGCGGTCTGCGCAGGATCGATGGCGATGCCCTACTACAACGACTCCTACTTCTGGGTCGTGACCCGCTTCACCGGCCTGAGCGGTAGCGCAGCCCTGAAGATGCACACCGGTATGCTGACGACACTGTGGTTGGCCAGCATCCCCCTATTGATCATCGCATCATTGGTGCTCTGACCAGCGCATCGATGCCCATTGCACCCATCGACACCATCCAATCGAGGAGTTTCGAACATGCATCTCATCGTCACCGGCGGGGCAGGCTTTCTCGGCAGCCGTTTGATTTCCGCGCTGCTCTCACCGAAAAACGAACGTCTCGGGCTCGACGTCACCCACATCACTTCACTCGACCGAGTGGCCTGTCCACTCGATCATCCTAACGTCGAATCGGTGATTGGCGATATCGAAGACCCCGGCCTGGTCCGCTCGCTCATCAGGGAGGATACGTTCGGTATCGCTCACCTCGCGGCCATCGTCAGCTCCCAGGCGGAGAGCGATTTCGAACTGGGCATGCACGTCAACCTGGATGCCACGCGGGCGATACTGGATGCCTGTCGGCTGCATTCCAAGCGCCTGCGGCTGCTGTTCACCAGCTCCCTGGCGGTGTTCGGCGCAGGCGTGGGCCGACGCGTGGAGGATCACAGCTGCGTCAAGCCACGCTCGTCGTACGGGACCCAGAAAGCGATCGGCGAACTCCTGGTCAGCGATTACAGCAGGCACGGTTTCGTCGACGGTCGCGTCTGTCGTCTACCCACCATCGTCGTTCGTCCCGGGCGCCCGAACGCGGCGGCCTCCTCCTTCGCCAGCGGGATCATCCGCGAGCCGCTCAGCGGCGTTCCAAGCGTCTGCCCGGTATCACCCTCACTGAGCATGTGGCTCTCCTCTCCGGAGACCGTGATCGATAACCTGATCCACGCGCTCGCCATCGAGGAGCGGCTGATCGACGAGGATCGAGTGATCAATCTGCCCGGTATCAGCGTCAGTGTCGAAGACATGCTGGGTGCGCTGGAGCGGCAAGCGGGCAAGGAGACGAGGTCGCTGGTCAGTTTCGAACACGACGCCAGGATCGATGCGATCGTCTCCAGCTGGCCCGAATCGTTCGATACGCAACGAGCCGATGCCTTGGGCTTCCACACCGATGCCGGATTCGACGCAATCATCGACAAGTTCATCGCCAGCCGCTCATCGACATGAGCTAGCCGCGAAGCATCGCCGCGCCGGCCCGCTCGAGCGGGTCGGCGCGGCTGGGCGCTCAAGCCCTTGGCAGTTCGATCTGCAGCTTGATGTCGGCGGGCCGCCCTTCGGCCGCGCGCTCGAACGCTTCGATCGCGCGATCGAAGGGATAGGTCTCGCGGATCAGCGCCTTGAGATCGACTTTGCCGGAGGCGATCAGTGCGATCGCGCGATCATAGACATTGGCGTAGCGGAACACCGTCTCGATGCGGATCTCCTTGGCCTGCGCCGCGACCACGTCGAAACGCACAGGCTCCACCGGCATGCCGACCAGCACCAGCGCACCGCCCGGGCGTACGCAGGCGATCGCATCGTCGTATACCCTCGGGCTGCCGCTGGCTTCGAATACCGCATCGGCCCCCCAGTCATCACCGCACAACAGGGAGAGCCGGTCACGCAGCGACTCGCAAGAGACGTTGACCGGAATCAGGCCGGGATAGCCCGCGGCAAGCTCGAGCTTCTCGTCGACGACGTCCGAAATCACCACCTGTCCGGCGCCCGAGGCGAGCGCCGCTAGCGCGACCATCAGTCCAATGGTACCGGCGCCGGTAACCACGCAGAGATCACCCGGTTTGATCCCAGCCTTGACCGAAGCCTGGACGCCGACCGCGAACGGCTCGACCATCGCCCCCTCGGCATGGCTGACCGCGTCGGGCAGGCGATAGGTGAATGCCGCTGGGTGGACCACCTCGGGGGTGAGGCAGCCGTGAATCGGCGGCGTGGCCCAGAACGTCACCCTCGGGTCGACGTTGTAGATACCGAGCCGGGAGGCGCGCGACTGTGGATCGGGAATCCCCGGCTCCATGCACACGCGATCGCCCACCTCGAGATGGCGCACGTTGGCGCCGACCTCGATCACTTCCCCCGATGCCTCGTGGCCCAGCACCATTGGCTGCTCGACCACGAACGGCCCGATCCTGCCATGGGTGTAGTAGTGGATATCGCTGCCACAGATTCCCACGGTGCGGATCGCGATGCGCACGTCATCCGCGCCCAGCCGGTCATCCAGCGCGATCTCACGCAGCGAGAGCTGTCCTTTCTCCTCGAGTACCAGCGCTTTGGCGTTCATTCTTGGTTACCTCCCCTATGGCCTGGCCGCGCACTGAAATCGACGCCGAGCGTGAGGGCGTCATCGTCAGTTGGAAGCTAATCCCTGGCCGGCGCGCTCGCTAGCGAGGCTCGTGCACGAAAGAGATCCTCTCTTTCACCGGATCGAAGAAAAGAACGGCGAACCCGCATAGCGCAAGGCCCCAATGAATGGGGCCTTCGGGCGAACAGGCATACGAATGCGACTAAATGGCTAGGCTAAACGGCTGAGCAAGAAGGCACCGGTGAGACACGAAAGAGCGGCGCCTCACCCCTTGGCCAGCCACAGCGCCAGGGCGGGAAACAGGTAGACCAAAATCAACGCAACCACCATCAGGGCGAAGAACGGCACCACCCCGCGCACGATCTCACCCATCCGCGCGCCCGCCACCGCCTGGAGCACGAACAGGTTCATCCCCACCGGCGGCGTGATCAGAGCGAACTCGATCATGATCACGAAGAGGATGCCGAACCACACGAGGTCGATTCCCATGCCGAGCAGCGAGGGCAGCAGGATCGGCACCATCAGCAGCAGCAGCGAGACCGACTCGAGGAACAGTCCTACGACCAGCACCACCAGCGCCACCACCAGCAGGAAACCGAGCGGAGTGGTGAAGGTCGCGGTGATCTGGGCGGTGATCTGCTGCGGGATGTCGTAAAGCGCCACCGCATGGCCGAACAGCTTGGCGCCGATGATGATCAAAAACAGCGTCACGGTAGTGCGGAAGCTGTCGAGCACCGCCTGGCGCAGGTCGGCCCAGTTGAGCCTGCCCAGCAGCCCGACCAGCAGAACCGCTGCCACCGCGCCAATGCCCGCCGCCTCGGTGGGCGTGAATGCGCCGGTGTAGATGCCGCCGACGATCAGTACCGCGAGCCCCAGCGCAGGCAGCGCACCACGGCTCGCCCGCCAGCGCTGTTTCAAGCTCTGCGGGGTGAGGCGAGGCGCGCCGTGGCGGGTAAAGGCGTGAACCAGGCAGGCGAGCATGAAAAGCCCGGTCAGCACCAGGCCCGGGACGATACCGGCGAGGAACAGCTCGACGATCGACTCCTCGGTGATCGCGCCGTAGATGATCAACGGGATCGAAGGTGGGATCAGCACCCCCAGGGTACCGCCGGCGGCAAGCAGTCCATAGACGAAGCGTTTCGGATAGCCGCGCGAGGTCATTTCGCCGATCGCCACGTTGCCTATCGTTGCCGCGGTCGCCACCGACGAGCCGCAGATCGCCGAAAACAGCGCGCAGGAGAGGATCGTCGCCACGCCGAGCCCTCCCGGCCAGTGGCCGACCCAGCTCTGCACCGCAGCGAACAGATCACGCCCCATGCCGCCACGCAGCAGCACGTTCGACATCAACAGGAACAGCGGCACCGAGAGCAGCACGAAGCTGTCGATCCCCTCGATCAGCCCTAGCGGTATGCTGATCATCGGAATCTCGATCCACCAAAGCATCACCGCCGCCAGCAGGGCGAAGGCGAATGCCACCGGCACCCCGGCGGCGAGCAGTGCGAGCAGCGCGGCCACCACCCACCAGGCGCTCATTGCAGCACCTCCCGCACCGGCCGGCGCTGGCCGCATACCAGACGGACGAGCTCGAGCAGCGCCTGGGCGCAGAGCAGGCCGAAGCCGATCGGCACCGCCGCTTCGCTGGTCCAGGCTGGCAGCATCAGAAGGCTCGCCGAGGCGCGCCCCACGCTCAGGCTCTCGATCAGCGAGATCGCACCGAACCAGGTGGCCAGCAGGCTGAAGGCGAGCACCGCGACGAGTGCCAGCAGGTCGCTCACCAGGCGAACGCGCTCGCCCCCCATTCACGGATCACGGTGATGCGAATCAAGCCGTCATGGCGCAACACGTAGGCGGCACCGAGATAGGTGGCCCACAGCTGGGCGAGCAGGGTCAGCTCCTCGACCCAGATCGAGGGTGAATTGAGCAGGTAGCGCCACACCACCTCGTAACAGATCGCCACTGCCACCGCAGCGAACAGCCAAGCGCCGAGCAGTGCGGCGAACTCGGCGAGCCGGTCGATCGGGTTGGCAGGGGCAGCGGTGGAGATGGGACTGCGCTCGGGCATCATGGCAGGCGCTCCTCGCTGGGACGGTTGATCTGTTCGACGGCCTCGAGCAGCTCGGCGCCGAGCGCACCGCTCTGGGCCAGGAAGGCCGCGCGAACCGGGGTCGAGGCCTCGCGCCAGCGCTCGCGCTCGGCGTCACTGAGCTCGACCACCTCGGCGCGCTCGGCGACGAATGCCTCGGCTTCACGCTCAAGACGCGGGATCTGGTCGCGCAGCTCCAGCTCGGCCTCGCGCGCGGCGGTGGCGAGCACCTCGCGCTGGCGATCGTCGAGCGAGCGCCAGCGCTGGTCGTTGATCAGCACCACGAACTCGACGTCGGCATGGCGGGTCAGGGTGATATGGGGCATCAGCTCGTAGAGCCGCCTCGACTTGATCGCGAGGATGCCGGAGAGCCCGGCATCCACCGTGCCGCGCTGGTAGGCGAGGAACTGCTCGGCACCGGAAAGCAAGGTTGGTGCGGCGCCGATCGCCTCGATGAAATCCCCCACCGTCTTGCCGAAGACCCGCACCTTGCGCCCGGCGAGATCCTCCGGCACACGCACCGGATGGTGGCTCATCACCACGGTACTGCCGTAGGGTTGCCACCACATCACCCGGGTACCGGTCTCGAGCAGCGCTTGATCGAGGCGCTGGCGCACTGGGCTGTCGATATCGATCGCACGCAGTACGGCCTGCTGGTCCTCGAACAAAAACGGCAGGTAGAACAGGTCGACCGCTGGCTGGATACCGGCGAACTGGGTCAGCGAGGCGATGCCCATGTCGATCGCCCCGACCCCGACCGCCTTGGGGATCATCTTGTCGCTGTAGAGCTGCGACGAGGGATAGATCACGATCCTGAGTTCGCCATCGCTGAGCGCTTCGACCCGCTCGGCGAACAGCGCCAGGTTCTGGCCGAGGGCATGGGCCTCGGGCAGCTGGGAAGCCAGCCGCAGGGTGGTCGCTGCGCGAGCCTCAAAGGAGAGGAGCGCCGCACATAGCACAATCAACCCGAACAGCGCGCGGCGAGAAAACATGATTGACGGCATGATGGACGGCACGGCGAGCGCAAAGCGCTGATGGAGATCGAAAAGTCGCGTTCGCAGCGGGCTTTCATCCGCTTCGTCCGAGACTCAGGGGAGATGGATCGTACCAGGGGGAAGGAGGCTGACAAGCGGCGCCGAGGGCGCTACAAACTTATTAAGTTTGAGCTATGAAACCCCGGCAGACGATTGCCGGACTT is part of the Halotalea alkalilenta genome and encodes:
- a CDS encoding GntP family permease, with protein sequence MDMHMLAALVLGVVSVITLILRSRLDPFAALLIGALVTGLIAGVSPDALVTSITQGFGATLASIGIVIGLGVMLGKVMEVTGAATVLARMFIRLFGKNREEIAMATTGAVVSVPVFCDTAFVMLHPLVKPLARHAKRSVVALSIALAGGLAISHHMVPPTPGPLAAAALLGLDLGALFAAGALFIIALLPVVIIYARIVGPRLESQRLGYTADSEEEEQADETNQDEQHNNAHIGPWKALAPILVPVVLILTNTFSQALVPGSHFAALATFFGAPAIALLIGLLIALYTLPSKRTSRETIVGWMGTAAASGGMIIFITGAGGAYGQVLRDSGVGSSLGAAVSEWALPLFMVPFVIATVVRVAQGSGTVAIITAATLSVPLVESGGLDPLLAALAVCAGSMAMPYYNDSYFWVVTRFTGLSGSAALKMHTGMLTTLWLASIPLLIIASLVL
- a CDS encoding TRAP transporter large permease → MSAWWVVAALLALLAAGVPVAFAFALLAAVMLWWIEIPMISIPLGLIEGIDSFVLLSVPLFLLMSNVLLRGGMGRDLFAAVQSWVGHWPGGLGVATILSCALFSAICGSSVATAATIGNVAIGEMTSRGYPKRFVYGLLAAGGTLGVLIPPSIPLIIYGAITEESIVELFLAGIVPGLVLTGLFMLACLVHAFTRHGAPRLTPQSLKQRWRASRGALPALGLAVLIVGGIYTGAFTPTEAAGIGAVAAVLLVGLLGRLNWADLRQAVLDSFRTTVTLFLIIIGAKLFGHAVALYDIPQQITAQITATFTTPLGFLLVVALVVLVVGLFLESVSLLLLMVPILLPSLLGMGIDLVWFGILFVIMIEFALITPPVGMNLFVLQAVAGARMGEIVRGVVPFFALMVVALILVYLFPALALWLAKG
- the dctP gene encoding TRAP transporter substrate-binding protein DctP → MPSIMFSRRALFGLIVLCAALLSFEARAATTLRLASQLPEAHALGQNLALFAERVEALSDGELRIVIYPSSQLYSDKMIPKAVGVGAIDMGIASLTQFAGIQPAVDLFYLPFLFEDQQAVLRAIDIDSPVRQRLDQALLETGTRVMWWQPYGSTVVMSHHPVRVPEDLAGRKVRVFGKTVGDFIEAIGAAPTLLSGAEQFLAYQRGTVDAGLSGILAIKSRRLYELMPHITLTRHADVEFVVLINDQRWRSLDDRQREVLATAAREAELELRDQIPRLEREAEAFVAERAEVVELSDAERERWREASTPVRAAFLAQSGALGAELLEAVEQINRPSEERLP
- the ltnD gene encoding L-threonate dehydrogenase — its product is MQQTQNVALPSVGVIGLGSMGMGIARSLLRAGFDTWGCDLSESARSSFAADGGHVAQSPAALGERVDVLFCVVVNARQAQEVLLGEQGACTRMAPGGVVIQCATCAPDAVRALAAPLEALGLSLIDAPISGGAVKAAAGELTVMASGGAEAFDKAAGALDAVSARLFRLGEAIGAGSQVKLVNQLLAGVHIAAAAEAMAYGISGGCDPDALFEVITASAGNSWMFENRVPHILHADYSPRSAVDIFVKDLGLVHESALGRKFPLPLTAQALSMFTQASAMGLGGEDDAAVVKIFPGVQLPKAKEA
- a CDS encoding TRAP transporter small permease subunit, which produces MSDLLALVAVLAFSLLATWFGAISLIESLSVGRASASLLMLPAWTSEAAVPIGFGLLCAQALLELVRLVCGQRRPVREVLQ
- a CDS encoding TRAP transporter small permease; its protein translation is MMPERSPISTAAPANPIDRLAEFAALLGAWLFAAVAVAICYEVVWRYLLNSPSIWVEELTLLAQLWATYLGAAYVLRHDGLIRITVIREWGASAFAW
- a CDS encoding NAD(P)-dependent alcohol dehydrogenase, giving the protein MNAKALVLEEKGQLSLREIALDDRLGADDVRIAIRTVGICGSDIHYYTHGRIGPFVVEQPMVLGHEASGEVIEVGANVRHLEVGDRVCMEPGIPDPQSRASRLGIYNVDPRVTFWATPPIHGCLTPEVVHPAAFTYRLPDAVSHAEGAMVEPFAVGVQASVKAGIKPGDLCVVTGAGTIGLMVALAALASGAGQVVISDVVDEKLELAAGYPGLIPVNVSCESLRDRLSLLCGDDWGADAVFEASGSPRVYDDAIACVRPGGALVLVGMPVEPVRFDVVAAQAKEIRIETVFRYANVYDRAIALIASGKVDLKALIRETYPFDRAIEAFERAAEGRPADIKLQIELPRA
- a CDS encoding FadR/GntR family transcriptional regulator, which encodes MSDLPARSPHLSHQVADWLREEIISGALAPGERLPTEAALCERFEISRSVVREAISVLRDAGLVVSRRGSGSYVAEVASAMISLPLPGDQLSAVTGVLELRRALESEAAELAALRRTPAQLRRLKMALEELDEAVAAGGDGVEEDVAFHRLVAEASNSPYLLKVVNLCHVLLRRTIRITRSNEAKRGVYMRQVEREHALIVERIEAQDAQGASAAIRSHLEHAELRLRAC
- the denD gene encoding D-erythronate dehydrogenase translates to MHLIVTGGAGFLGSRLISALLSPKNERLGLDVTHITSLDRVACPLDHPNVESVIGDIEDPGLVRSLIREDTFGIAHLAAIVSSQAESDFELGMHVNLDATRAILDACRLHSKRLRLLFTSSLAVFGAGVGRRVEDHSCVKPRSSYGTQKAIGELLVSDYSRHGFVDGRVCRLPTIVVRPGRPNAAASSFASGIIREPLSGVPSVCPVSPSLSMWLSSPETVIDNLIHALAIEERLIDEDRVINLPGISVSVEDMLGALERQAGKETRSLVSFEHDARIDAIVSSWPESFDTQRADALGFHTDAGFDAIIDKFIASRSST